In one Populus nigra chromosome 12, ddPopNigr1.1, whole genome shotgun sequence genomic region, the following are encoded:
- the LOC133669395 gene encoding serine carboxypeptidase-like 17 isoform X4 has translation MAKQCLPFLLLLQVCLHLAAAHYIVKFLPGFQGRLPFHLETGYVGVDEAEDVQLFYYFIKSQRNPKEDPLLLWLTGGPGCSSFTGLAFEIGPINFEEKEYNGSLPTWVLNPYSWTQVSSVIFLDLPVGTGFSYGRTPLALLRSDSKQVSQAEQFLRKWLMDHQEFLSNPVYIAGDSYSGIIVPAVVQKISNGNSDGIKPQINLKGYILGNPITDPTFDFNSRIPFAHGMGLISDELYESLMKSCAEEYQTIKPSNAECLKNVEAFDKCISDIEDSHILERKCPRVPPHQINVLGKRRCLDENSQEFLHFEADLPKIGCRTYVQLLGTYWANNDNVRQALHVREGSIGEWQRCNYKLPYTEEIKSSIKYHTDLGIKGHHRLIYSGDHDMVIPFLGTQAWIRSLNYSIVDDWHPWHFQGQVAGYTRTYSSQLTFATVMAGGHTAPEHKPAECFAMFKRWILQEPL, from the exons ATGGCGAAACAGTGccttccctttcttttgttattaCAGGTTTGCTTACATCTTGCTGCCGCCCACTACATTGTCAAATTTCTTCCCGGGTTTCAGGGGCGGCTTCCCTTCCACCTTGAAACAGG ATATGTTGGAGTGGATGAAGCAGAGGATGTGCAGCTCTTCTACTACTTCATCAAGTCCCAGAGGAATCCAAAAGAGGACCCTCTCTTGCTTTGGCTAACTGGTGGCCCTGGCTGCTCTTCCTTCACTGGTCTTGCTTTTGAAATCG GTCCAATAAATTTTGAGGAAAAGGAATACAATGGGAGCTTACCTACATGGGTTTTGAATCCATACTCATGGACACAG GTTTCCAGcgtaatatttttagatttgccTGTTGGCACTGGATTCTCTTATGGAAGAACCCCACTTGCTCTTCTGAGAAGCGATTCCAAACAAGTCTCGCAAGCTGAGCAATTTCTTCGAAAG TGGCTAATGGATCATCAAGAATTCCTCTCAAATCCAGTCTACATTGCTGGTGACTCCTACTCTGGCATTATCGTTCCAGCTGTAGTTCAAAAGATTTCTAATG GGAACAGTGATGGTATCAAACCGCAAATAAATCTCAAG GGATACATACTTGGGAACCCTATTACTGATCCTACTTTTGATTTTAACTCAAGGATTCCATTTGCTCATGGAATGGGACTTATTTCTGATGAACTCTATGAG TCACTGATGAAAAGTTGTGCAGAAGAATATCAAACGATAAAACCGAGCAATGCAGAGTGTTTGAAAAATGTAGAGGCTTTTGATAAG TGCATTTCAGATATTGAAGATTCACATATTTTGGAACGCAAGTGTCCTCGTGTTCCCCCACACCAGATAAATGTATTGGGCAAAAGAAGATGTCTCGATGAGAACTCTCAAGAATTCCTCCATTTCGAAGCTGATCTTCCAAAAATCGGATGCCGC ACTTATGTACAACTCCTTGGTACATATTGGGCCAACAACGATAATGTCCGCCAAGCACTCCATGTGCGAGAG GGAAGTATAGGGGAGTGGCAACGATGCAATTATAAATTACCTTATACTGAAGAAATTAAGAGCAGCATCAAGTATCATACAGACCTTGGGATAAAGGGTCACCACAGATTGATCTacag TGGCGATCATGACATGGTGATACCATTCTTGGGAACTCAAGCATGGATAAGATCTTTAAACTACTCTATTGTTGATGACTGGCATCCATGGCACTTTCAAGGTCAAGTTGCAGG ATACACGAGGACTTACTCTAGTCAGTTGACGTTTGCGACTGTGATG GCTGGTGGGCACACTGCTCCCGAACACAAGCCTGCAGAATGTTTTGCCATGTTTAAACGGTGGATACTTCAAGAACCGTTGTAA
- the LOC133669395 gene encoding serine carboxypeptidase-like 17 isoform X2 yields MAKQCLPFLLLLQVCLHLAAAHYIVKFLPGFQGRLPFHLETGYVGVDEAEDVQLFYYFIKSQRNPKEDPLLLWLTGGPGCSSFTGLAFEIGPINFEEKEYNGSLPTWVLNPYSWTQVSSVIFLDLPVGTGFSYGRTPLALLRSDSKQVSQAEQFLRKWLMDHQEFLSNPVYIAGDSYSGIIVPAVVQKISNDYLEASCSMVAGNSDGIKPQINLKGYILGNPITDPTFDFNSRIPFAHGMGLISDELYESLMKSCAEEYQTIKPSNAECLKNVEAFDKCISDIEDSHILERKCPRVPPHQINVLGKRRCLDENSQEFLHFEADLPKIGCRTYVQLLGTYWANNDNVRQALHVREGSIGEWQRCNYKLPYTEEIKSSIKYHTDLGIKGHHRLIYSGDHDMVIPFLGTQAWIRSLNYSIVDDWHPWHFQGQVAGYTRTYSSQLTFATVMAGGHTAPEHKPAECFAMFKRWILQEPL; encoded by the exons ATGGCGAAACAGTGccttccctttcttttgttattaCAGGTTTGCTTACATCTTGCTGCCGCCCACTACATTGTCAAATTTCTTCCCGGGTTTCAGGGGCGGCTTCCCTTCCACCTTGAAACAGG ATATGTTGGAGTGGATGAAGCAGAGGATGTGCAGCTCTTCTACTACTTCATCAAGTCCCAGAGGAATCCAAAAGAGGACCCTCTCTTGCTTTGGCTAACTGGTGGCCCTGGCTGCTCTTCCTTCACTGGTCTTGCTTTTGAAATCG GTCCAATAAATTTTGAGGAAAAGGAATACAATGGGAGCTTACCTACATGGGTTTTGAATCCATACTCATGGACACAG GTTTCCAGcgtaatatttttagatttgccTGTTGGCACTGGATTCTCTTATGGAAGAACCCCACTTGCTCTTCTGAGAAGCGATTCCAAACAAGTCTCGCAAGCTGAGCAATTTCTTCGAAAG TGGCTAATGGATCATCAAGAATTCCTCTCAAATCCAGTCTACATTGCTGGTGACTCCTACTCTGGCATTATCGTTCCAGCTGTAGTTCAAAAGATTTCTAATG ATTATCTTGAAGCAAGCTGTTCAATGGTTGCAGGGAACAGTGATGGTATCAAACCGCAAATAAATCTCAAG GGATACATACTTGGGAACCCTATTACTGATCCTACTTTTGATTTTAACTCAAGGATTCCATTTGCTCATGGAATGGGACTTATTTCTGATGAACTCTATGAG TCACTGATGAAAAGTTGTGCAGAAGAATATCAAACGATAAAACCGAGCAATGCAGAGTGTTTGAAAAATGTAGAGGCTTTTGATAAG TGCATTTCAGATATTGAAGATTCACATATTTTGGAACGCAAGTGTCCTCGTGTTCCCCCACACCAGATAAATGTATTGGGCAAAAGAAGATGTCTCGATGAGAACTCTCAAGAATTCCTCCATTTCGAAGCTGATCTTCCAAAAATCGGATGCCGC ACTTATGTACAACTCCTTGGTACATATTGGGCCAACAACGATAATGTCCGCCAAGCACTCCATGTGCGAGAG GGAAGTATAGGGGAGTGGCAACGATGCAATTATAAATTACCTTATACTGAAGAAATTAAGAGCAGCATCAAGTATCATACAGACCTTGGGATAAAGGGTCACCACAGATTGATCTacag TGGCGATCATGACATGGTGATACCATTCTTGGGAACTCAAGCATGGATAAGATCTTTAAACTACTCTATTGTTGATGACTGGCATCCATGGCACTTTCAAGGTCAAGTTGCAGG ATACACGAGGACTTACTCTAGTCAGTTGACGTTTGCGACTGTGATG GCTGGTGGGCACACTGCTCCCGAACACAAGCCTGCAGAATGTTTTGCCATGTTTAAACGGTGGATACTTCAAGAACCGTTGTAA
- the LOC133669395 gene encoding serine carboxypeptidase-like 17 isoform X3, whose protein sequence is MAKQCLPFLLLLQVCLHLAAAHYIVKFLPGFQGRLPFHLETGYVGVDEAEDVQLFYYFIKSQRNPKEDPLLLWLTGGPGCSSFTGLAFEIGPINFEEKEYNGSLPTWVLNPYSWTQVSSVIFLDLPVGTGFSYGRTPLALLRSDSKQVSQAEQFLRKWLMDHQEFLSNPVYIAGDSYSGIIVPAVVQKISNGNSDGIKPQINLKVGYILGNPITDPTFDFNSRIPFAHGMGLISDELYESLMKSCAEEYQTIKPSNAECLKNVEAFDKCISDIEDSHILERKCPRVPPHQINVLGKRRCLDENSQEFLHFEADLPKIGCRTYVQLLGTYWANNDNVRQALHVREGSIGEWQRCNYKLPYTEEIKSSIKYHTDLGIKGHHRLIYSGDHDMVIPFLGTQAWIRSLNYSIVDDWHPWHFQGQVAGYTRTYSSQLTFATVMAGGHTAPEHKPAECFAMFKRWILQEPL, encoded by the exons ATGGCGAAACAGTGccttccctttcttttgttattaCAGGTTTGCTTACATCTTGCTGCCGCCCACTACATTGTCAAATTTCTTCCCGGGTTTCAGGGGCGGCTTCCCTTCCACCTTGAAACAGG ATATGTTGGAGTGGATGAAGCAGAGGATGTGCAGCTCTTCTACTACTTCATCAAGTCCCAGAGGAATCCAAAAGAGGACCCTCTCTTGCTTTGGCTAACTGGTGGCCCTGGCTGCTCTTCCTTCACTGGTCTTGCTTTTGAAATCG GTCCAATAAATTTTGAGGAAAAGGAATACAATGGGAGCTTACCTACATGGGTTTTGAATCCATACTCATGGACACAG GTTTCCAGcgtaatatttttagatttgccTGTTGGCACTGGATTCTCTTATGGAAGAACCCCACTTGCTCTTCTGAGAAGCGATTCCAAACAAGTCTCGCAAGCTGAGCAATTTCTTCGAAAG TGGCTAATGGATCATCAAGAATTCCTCTCAAATCCAGTCTACATTGCTGGTGACTCCTACTCTGGCATTATCGTTCCAGCTGTAGTTCAAAAGATTTCTAATG GGAACAGTGATGGTATCAAACCGCAAATAAATCTCAAGGTT GGATACATACTTGGGAACCCTATTACTGATCCTACTTTTGATTTTAACTCAAGGATTCCATTTGCTCATGGAATGGGACTTATTTCTGATGAACTCTATGAG TCACTGATGAAAAGTTGTGCAGAAGAATATCAAACGATAAAACCGAGCAATGCAGAGTGTTTGAAAAATGTAGAGGCTTTTGATAAG TGCATTTCAGATATTGAAGATTCACATATTTTGGAACGCAAGTGTCCTCGTGTTCCCCCACACCAGATAAATGTATTGGGCAAAAGAAGATGTCTCGATGAGAACTCTCAAGAATTCCTCCATTTCGAAGCTGATCTTCCAAAAATCGGATGCCGC ACTTATGTACAACTCCTTGGTACATATTGGGCCAACAACGATAATGTCCGCCAAGCACTCCATGTGCGAGAG GGAAGTATAGGGGAGTGGCAACGATGCAATTATAAATTACCTTATACTGAAGAAATTAAGAGCAGCATCAAGTATCATACAGACCTTGGGATAAAGGGTCACCACAGATTGATCTacag TGGCGATCATGACATGGTGATACCATTCTTGGGAACTCAAGCATGGATAAGATCTTTAAACTACTCTATTGTTGATGACTGGCATCCATGGCACTTTCAAGGTCAAGTTGCAGG ATACACGAGGACTTACTCTAGTCAGTTGACGTTTGCGACTGTGATG GCTGGTGGGCACACTGCTCCCGAACACAAGCCTGCAGAATGTTTTGCCATGTTTAAACGGTGGATACTTCAAGAACCGTTGTAA
- the LOC133669540 gene encoding dynamin-related protein 4C-like: MSGGKPSSKRKGVEKYEDASVNTEVELHVEHEAIFHDHVPIVSYYNDRITPLLDAVDRLRQLQVVKEGIQLPTIVVVGDQSSGKSSVLESLACINLPRGDGICTRVPLIMRLKHHPSLVPEIFLQFNDKTVPTDEAHVADAINLATDEIAGNGKGISNTELTLVVKKNGVPDLTLVDLPGITRVPVHGQPRDIYEQIANIIMKYISPDESVILNVLSASVDFSTCESIMMSKKVDKNGERTLAVVTKVDKSPEGLLEKVTRNDVNIGLGYVCVRNRIGNESYEDARKEEAALFATHQLLSKIDKSTVGIQVLAQKLVRIQANIIAKCLPDIVRKIDEKLKASISELNRMPRRLLSVAEVMAALTGIIGSSKESLRKILVRAEIDEYPDEKEMHCTARLVEMLNQFSTELHKCSDHTKNFMINEIEVLEERKGIALPNILIPHTAILTILQPKFEEISELPIGFVEKVWTYIEGVVISVLDRHSENYLQLQLFIRRVAHKLVSKMKDRSIDWVTEIVQMEKGTDYTCNPEYMKEWNELMAQQRAVIDNMTKFGFSKVTIDGSREVVVEHLRGHKHVLLQAFDLKMRLIAYWKIVLMRLVDNMALHVRLSIRNLVNKEMEKEIVNALLGTGGGVAIERMLEEPPSVASKRERLNTSIKLLRESKEVLANIRDKIECGDH; this comes from the coding sequence ATGAGTGGAGGCAAGCCTTCTTCAAAAAGGAAAGgagttgaaaaatatgaagatgcATCAGTAAATACAGAAGTAGAACTTCATGTTGAACATGAGGCTATTTTTCATGATCACGTACCAATTGTTTCATATTACAACGACCGTATCACACCTCTCCTTGATGCAGTGGACCGGCTGAGGCAACTCCAGGTAGTGAAAGAAGGCATACAACTTCCAACCATTGTTGTTGTTGGCGATCAATCTTCAGGCAAATCCAGTGTTCTTGAATCGTTGGCTTGTATCAATCTTCCTCGTGGCGATGGAATTTGCACTAGAGTGCCTCTCATTATGAGGCTTAAACATCACCCATCTCTTGTACCAGAGATTTTCTTGCAGTTCAATGACAAAACAGTGCCTACTGATGAAGCCCACGTTGCTGATGCTATCAATCTTGCCACTGATGAGATTGCAGGAAACGGTAAGGGCATATCTAACACTGAATTAACTCTTGTAGTGAAAAAGAATGGTGTTCCTGATCTTACTCTTGTTGATCTCCCTGGAATCACAAGAGTTCCTGTTCATGGTCAACCTCGAGATATCTATGAGCAGATAGCAAATATTATAATGAAGTATATAAGTCCTGATGAGAGTGTTATCCTTAATGTTTTGTCTGCGAGCGTTGATTTTTCCACATGCGAATCCATAATGATGTCAAAGAAAGTCGACAAGAACGGTGAGAGGACTCTTGCTGTGGTTACAAAGGTTGATAAATCACCTGAAGGGTTACTTGAGAAGGTCACTAGAAATGATGTGAATATAGGCCTTGGTTATGTGTGTGTTAGAAACCGTATTGGTAACGAGTCTTATGAGGATGCAAGGAAGGAAGAAGCTGCACTGTTTGCTACACATCAACTTTTGTCCAAGATTGATAAATCTACAGTGGGTATTCAAGTTTTGGCTCAAAAACTGGTGCGAATTCAGGCCAATATTATTGCCAAGTGTTTGCCTGATATCGTCAGAAAGATTGATGAGAAGTTGAAAGCGAGTATTTCAGAGCTGAATAGGATGCCCAGGAGGTTGTTGTCAGTTGCTGAGGTCATGGCAGCTTTAACAGGCATTATTGGATCTTCCAAGGAGTCTTTGAGGAAAATCCTTGTAAGAGCGGAAATTGATGAATACCCAGATGAAAAAGAAATGCACTGCACTGCTAGATTGGTTGAAATGCTCAATCAATTCTCAACTGAACTTCATAAGTGCTCTGACCATACAAAGAATTTTATGATAAATGAGATTGAGGTTTTGGAGGAAAGAAAAGGGATTGCATTGCCCAATATCCTAATTCCTCACACTGCCATCCTTACCATCCTGCAGCCAAAGTTTGAAGAAATATCAGAACTACCAATAGGGTTTGTTGAAAAAGTGTGGACTTACATTGAAGGTGTGGTCATTTCAGTTTTGGATCGTCACTCGGAGAACTATCTCCAACTTCAGTTATTTATCAGACGAGTAGCCCATAAACTTGTATCTAAAATGAAAGACCGGTCCATTGATTGGGTAACAGAGATCGTTCAGATGGAGAAGGGAACGGATTACACATGTAACCCAGAATATATGAAGGAGTGGAACGAGCTCATGGCACAGCAGCGTGCAGTCATTGACAACATGACGAAATTTGGATTTTCCAAGGTGACGATTGATGGCTCGAGAGAGGTTGTAGTGGAACATCTTAGGGGTCATAAGCATGTTCTTCTTCAAGCTTTTGACTTGAAGATGAGGCTGATTGCTTACTGGAAGATTGTCTTGATGAGGTTGGTTGACAATATGGCTCTGCATGTCCGGCTCAGCATCCGAAACTTGGTGAACAAGGAGATGGAAAAGGAGATTGTTAATGCGTTGTTGGGTACTGGTGGTGGTGTTGCAATAGAAAGAATGTTAGAGGAACCTCCATCTGTTGCTAGCAAGCGTGAGAGGCTGAACACAAGTATCAAGTTGTTGAGGGAGTCTAAAGAGGTGCTGGCAAATATCAGAGACAAAATTGAATGTGGTGATCACTAG
- the LOC133669395 gene encoding serine carboxypeptidase-like 17 isoform X1, whose protein sequence is MAKQCLPFLLLLQVCLHLAAAHYIVKFLPGFQGRLPFHLETGYVGVDEAEDVQLFYYFIKSQRNPKEDPLLLWLTGGPGCSSFTGLAFEIGPINFEEKEYNGSLPTWVLNPYSWTQVSSVIFLDLPVGTGFSYGRTPLALLRSDSKQVSQAEQFLRKWLMDHQEFLSNPVYIAGDSYSGIIVPAVVQKISNDYLEASCSMVAGNSDGIKPQINLKVGYILGNPITDPTFDFNSRIPFAHGMGLISDELYESLMKSCAEEYQTIKPSNAECLKNVEAFDKCISDIEDSHILERKCPRVPPHQINVLGKRRCLDENSQEFLHFEADLPKIGCRTYVQLLGTYWANNDNVRQALHVREGSIGEWQRCNYKLPYTEEIKSSIKYHTDLGIKGHHRLIYSGDHDMVIPFLGTQAWIRSLNYSIVDDWHPWHFQGQVAGYTRTYSSQLTFATVMAGGHTAPEHKPAECFAMFKRWILQEPL, encoded by the exons ATGGCGAAACAGTGccttccctttcttttgttattaCAGGTTTGCTTACATCTTGCTGCCGCCCACTACATTGTCAAATTTCTTCCCGGGTTTCAGGGGCGGCTTCCCTTCCACCTTGAAACAGG ATATGTTGGAGTGGATGAAGCAGAGGATGTGCAGCTCTTCTACTACTTCATCAAGTCCCAGAGGAATCCAAAAGAGGACCCTCTCTTGCTTTGGCTAACTGGTGGCCCTGGCTGCTCTTCCTTCACTGGTCTTGCTTTTGAAATCG GTCCAATAAATTTTGAGGAAAAGGAATACAATGGGAGCTTACCTACATGGGTTTTGAATCCATACTCATGGACACAG GTTTCCAGcgtaatatttttagatttgccTGTTGGCACTGGATTCTCTTATGGAAGAACCCCACTTGCTCTTCTGAGAAGCGATTCCAAACAAGTCTCGCAAGCTGAGCAATTTCTTCGAAAG TGGCTAATGGATCATCAAGAATTCCTCTCAAATCCAGTCTACATTGCTGGTGACTCCTACTCTGGCATTATCGTTCCAGCTGTAGTTCAAAAGATTTCTAATG ATTATCTTGAAGCAAGCTGTTCAATGGTTGCAGGGAACAGTGATGGTATCAAACCGCAAATAAATCTCAAGGTT GGATACATACTTGGGAACCCTATTACTGATCCTACTTTTGATTTTAACTCAAGGATTCCATTTGCTCATGGAATGGGACTTATTTCTGATGAACTCTATGAG TCACTGATGAAAAGTTGTGCAGAAGAATATCAAACGATAAAACCGAGCAATGCAGAGTGTTTGAAAAATGTAGAGGCTTTTGATAAG TGCATTTCAGATATTGAAGATTCACATATTTTGGAACGCAAGTGTCCTCGTGTTCCCCCACACCAGATAAATGTATTGGGCAAAAGAAGATGTCTCGATGAGAACTCTCAAGAATTCCTCCATTTCGAAGCTGATCTTCCAAAAATCGGATGCCGC ACTTATGTACAACTCCTTGGTACATATTGGGCCAACAACGATAATGTCCGCCAAGCACTCCATGTGCGAGAG GGAAGTATAGGGGAGTGGCAACGATGCAATTATAAATTACCTTATACTGAAGAAATTAAGAGCAGCATCAAGTATCATACAGACCTTGGGATAAAGGGTCACCACAGATTGATCTacag TGGCGATCATGACATGGTGATACCATTCTTGGGAACTCAAGCATGGATAAGATCTTTAAACTACTCTATTGTTGATGACTGGCATCCATGGCACTTTCAAGGTCAAGTTGCAGG ATACACGAGGACTTACTCTAGTCAGTTGACGTTTGCGACTGTGATG GCTGGTGGGCACACTGCTCCCGAACACAAGCCTGCAGAATGTTTTGCCATGTTTAAACGGTGGATACTTCAAGAACCGTTGTAA